Proteins found in one Hevea brasiliensis isolate MT/VB/25A 57/8 chromosome 18, ASM3005281v1, whole genome shotgun sequence genomic segment:
- the LOC110646573 gene encoding eugenol synthase 1: protein MENKLSKILIFGGTGYIGKFLVKASVLLGHKTYVYARPITSLTPPSKIHIHRDFQSMGVNVVHGELDEHDKIVALLGQVDVVISALAYPQVLDQLKIIDAIKVAGNIKRFFPSDFGIEEDRVTPLPPFEAVLEKKRTIRRATEAAGIPFTFVSANCFGSYFINYLLRPREQRHNVDVYGSGEAKAVLNYEEDIAIYTIKAADDPRTLNRVVIYRPEKNIISQFELISLWEKKTGQSLNKVHISEKHIVELSKTLPHPRNIPVAILHSLFVKGDLMSYELEKDDLEVSKLYPDFEYTTLDRLLDIFLVNPPEPAFAAFE, encoded by the exons ATGGAGAACAAGTTGAGCAAGATCTTAATCTTCGGCGGAACTGGTTATATAGGCAAGTTCTTGGTGAAGGCAAGCGTCTTGCTGGGCCATAAAACTTATGTCTATGCTCGCCCTATCACCTCACTAACTCCTCCCTCCAAGATACACATCCACAGGGACTTCCAGTCCATGGGAGTCAACGTTGTTCAT GGGGAATTGGACGAGCATGACAAAATTGTGGCACTACTTGGCCAAGTAGATGTAGTGATCTCTGCCCTAGCTTACCCTCAGGTTCTTGACCAACTCAAGATCATAGATGCCATTAAAGTTGCCGGTAATATTAAG AGGTTCTTCCCGTCAGATTTCGGGATTGAAGAGGATAGGGTGACTCCCTTACCACCATTTGAGGCTGTTCTTGAGAAGAAGAGAACAATAAGAAGGGCAACAGAAGCAGCTGGGATTCCTTTCACGTTTGTTTCTGCAAATTGCTTTGGTTCTTACTTTATCAATTACTTGCTTCGACCACGTGAGCAAAGACATAACGTTGATGTCTATGGTAGCGGTGAAGCTAAAG CTGTGCTAAACTACGAGGAAGACATCGCAATTTATACCATAAAAGCAGCAGATGACCCAAGAACGCTTAATCGAGTCGTAATCTATAGGCCAGAGAAGAACATCATATCTCAGTTTGAACTAATCTCTCTTTGGGAGAAGAAAACTGGTCAGTCTTTGAATAAAGTTCATATCTCAGAGAAACACATTGTGGAGCTGTCGAAGA CTCTACCTCATCCACGCAATATTCCAGTGGCTATCCTTCACAGCTTGTTTGTAAAAGGCGACCTGATGAGCTATGAATTGGAGAAGGATGATCTTGAGGTTTCAAAGCTCTATCCAGACTTTGAATACACCACTCTCGATCGGCTTCTTGATATTTTTCTTGTTAACCCTCCAGAGCCTGCATTTGCTGCCTTTGAATGA